The Sphingorhabdus sp. Alg231-15 genome has a segment encoding these proteins:
- the fusA gene encoding elongation factor G, translated as MARSHPLERYRNIGIMAHIDAGKTTTTERILYYTGKSYKIGEVHDGAATMDWMEQEQERGITITSAATTCFWNAEDRKGPEHRINIIDTPGHVDFTIEVERSLRVLDGAVACFDGVAGVEPQSETVWRQADKYKVPRMCFINKLDRTGANFEFCVNSIVERLGATPAVLYLPIGIEASLVGLVDLVNQRSITWKNEDLGAEYSYGEIPEDMADQAAEYREKLIELAVEQDDDVMEQYLEGNEPDAATLKALIRKGTLNQSFVPVLCGSAFKNKGVQPLLDAVVDYMPSPLDVDAIKGVAMDGETEDVRPSSDDEPFSALAFKVMNDPFVGTLTFARIYSGKLEKGTVLNSVKDKKEKVGRILEMHSNDRKDIEEAFAGDIIALAGMKTTTTGDTLCAAEAPIILERMEFPDPVIELSVEPKTKADQEKMGVALNRLAAEDPSFRVTTDHESGQTIIKGMGELHLDILVDRMKREFKVEANVGAPQVAYRESLGKAVDTDYTHKKQSGGSGQFARIKFEVTPGERGAGITFEDEIKGGNIPKEYIPSVEKGMRETAETGSLIGFPIIDFNIRVYDGAYHDVDSSALAFEIAARAAMREAAQKSGIKLLEPIMKVEVITPEDYLGDVIGDLNSRRGQIQGTDTRGIAQAVDAMVPLANMFGYVNELRSFTQGRAQYSMQFSHYEQVPNNVAEELKEKMA; from the coding sequence ATGGCACGCAGCCATCCGCTCGAACGATATCGCAATATTGGCATTATGGCCCATATTGATGCTGGTAAAACAACCACCACGGAACGCATCCTGTATTATACGGGTAAGTCCTACAAGATTGGCGAAGTGCATGATGGCGCGGCGACGATGGACTGGATGGAGCAAGAGCAAGAGCGTGGTATTACCATTACCTCTGCTGCGACCACCTGTTTCTGGAATGCGGAAGACCGCAAGGGTCCTGAGCACCGGATCAACATCATTGATACCCCGGGCCACGTTGACTTCACCATTGAAGTTGAGCGTTCGCTGCGTGTGCTCGATGGCGCGGTTGCTTGTTTCGACGGCGTTGCTGGCGTTGAGCCACAGTCTGAAACCGTATGGCGTCAGGCTGATAAATATAAGGTGCCGCGGATGTGCTTCATTAACAAGCTCGACCGGACCGGTGCGAATTTTGAATTCTGCGTAAACTCCATCGTTGAGCGCCTCGGCGCGACACCGGCTGTGCTGTATCTGCCTATCGGCATCGAGGCGAGCCTGGTCGGTCTGGTTGACCTGGTTAACCAGCGTTCGATCACCTGGAAAAACGAAGATCTTGGCGCTGAATATTCTTATGGTGAAATTCCAGAGGATATGGCTGACCAAGCTGCTGAATATCGCGAGAAGCTTATCGAGCTTGCTGTTGAGCAGGACGATGATGTGATGGAACAATATCTGGAAGGCAACGAGCCTGATGCAGCGACTTTGAAAGCGCTCATCCGTAAAGGCACGCTGAACCAGAGCTTTGTTCCTGTGCTTTGCGGTTCGGCCTTTAAGAACAAAGGCGTTCAGCCACTGCTCGACGCGGTTGTTGACTATATGCCAAGCCCGCTCGACGTTGACGCCATTAAAGGTGTCGCGATGGACGGTGAAACCGAAGACGTTCGTCCATCCAGCGATGACGAACCATTCTCTGCGCTTGCATTTAAAGTCATGAACGATCCATTTGTGGGTACATTGACCTTCGCGCGCATCTATTCCGGCAAGCTGGAAAAAGGCACCGTACTGAACTCGGTCAAGGACAAGAAAGAGAAAGTCGGCCGTATTTTGGAAATGCACTCCAATGACCGTAAGGACATTGAAGAAGCTTTCGCAGGCGACATTATCGCATTGGCAGGCATGAAGACCACCACAACCGGTGACACGCTTTGTGCAGCTGAAGCACCAATCATTCTCGAGCGGATGGAATTCCCTGATCCGGTTATCGAGCTTTCGGTTGAACCAAAAACCAAGGCTGACCAAGAGAAGATGGGCGTTGCGCTCAATCGTCTGGCTGCTGAAGACCCGTCATTCCGTGTGACGACCGACCATGAATCCGGTCAGACGATCATTAAAGGCATGGGCGAGCTTCACCTCGACATTCTGGTCGACCGTATGAAGCGTGAGTTTAAAGTGGAAGCCAATGTTGGTGCACCGCAGGTTGCTTATCGCGAGTCACTCGGCAAGGCTGTCGACACGGACTATACCCATAAGAAACAGTCCGGTGGTTCTGGACAGTTCGCGCGTATCAAGTTCGAAGTCACTCCCGGTGAGCGCGGTGCAGGCATTACCTTTGAAGACGAAATCAAGGGCGGTAACATTCCGAAGGAATATATCCCGTCTGTTGAAAAAGGTATGCGTGAAACAGCTGAAACCGGTTCTTTGATCGGCTTCCCGATCATCGACTTTAACATTCGTGTTTATGATGGCGCTTACCATGACGTCGACTCCTCGGCGCTGGCTTTTGAAATTGCGGCGCGTGCTGCGATGCGTGAAGCGGCCCAGAAGTCTGGTATCAAGCTGCTTGAGCCCATCATGAAAGTCGAAGTGATTACGCCGGAAGACTATCTTGGTGACGTAATCGGCGATCTCAACTCTCGCCGTGGTCAGATCCAGGGTACCGACACGCGCGGTATCGCTCAGGCCGTTGACGCTATGGTGCCGCTGGCCAATATGTTTGGTTATGTGAACGAGCTGCGCTCTTTCACACAGGGCCGCGCGCAATATTCGATGCAGTTTTCTCACTATGAGCAGGTGCCGAATAATGTAGCGGAAGAATTGAAGGAGAAGATGGCTTAA
- the rpsG gene encoding 30S ribosomal protein S7: protein MARRRRPEKRVILPDPKFKDQVLSKFMNNLMQDGKKSVAERIVYGALDSVEAKAKKDPLQMFHDALNNIKPGIEVRSRRVGGATYQVPVEVRPERAQALAIRWMIGAARARSETTMAARLSGEILDASNNRGNAVKKREDSHKMAEANRAFAHYRW, encoded by the coding sequence ATGGCACGTCGTCGTCGTCCCGAGAAACGGGTAATCCTTCCTGATCCAAAATTTAAGGATCAGGTCCTTTCCAAATTCATGAACAACCTGATGCAGGATGGTAAGAAATCTGTTGCAGAACGCATCGTTTATGGCGCGCTGGATAGCGTAGAAGCCAAAGCGAAAAAAGATCCGCTGCAGATGTTCCATGATGCGCTCAACAACATCAAGCCGGGCATCGAAGTGCGCAGCCGCCGTGTTGGTGGTGCAACCTATCAGGTTCCTGTCGAAGTGCGTCCTGAACGTGCTCAGGCTCTCGCCATCCGCTGGATGATCGGTGCAGCTCGTGCGCGCAGCGAAACCACAATGGCAGCGCGTCTGTCGGGTGAAATTCTTGATGCTTCCAACAATCGCGGCAACGCGGTGAAGAAGCGTGAAGATTCGCACAAAATGGCAGAAGCCAACCGCGCATTTGCACATTACCGCTGGTAA
- the rpsL gene encoding 30S ribosomal protein S12, with product MPTINQLVRKGRVPQKTKSKVPAMEANPQKRGVCTRVYTTTPKKPNSALRKVAKVRLTNQREVISYIPGEGHNLQEHSVVLIRGGRVRDLPGVRYHVLRGVLDTQGVKDRKQSRSKYGAKRPK from the coding sequence ATGCCAACGATTAATCAGCTCGTCCGTAAAGGGCGGGTGCCACAGAAGACGAAGTCCAAAGTGCCGGCCATGGAAGCCAACCCGCAGAAACGCGGCGTTTGCACCCGTGTCTACACAACGACTCCAAAGAAACCAAACTCCGCTCTGCGTAAGGTTGCCAAGGTTCGCCTGACCAACCAGCGTGAGGTCATCAGCTACATTCCAGGTGAAGGTCATAACCTTCAGGAACATAGTGTTGTTCTCATTCGCGGCGGCCGTGTTCGCGACCTTCCCGGTGTGCGTTACCATGTGCTGCGCGGTGTTCTTGATACGCAAGGCGTTAAGGACCGGAAGCAATCCCGTTCCAAATATGGCGCCAAGCGTCCTAAGTAA
- a CDS encoding acyl-CoA thioesterase domain-containing protein codes for MSATEILNQLIPKKHEEGLGWTLPVDRNLCLGPPQSKHMSGGACTAAMIDAMEQEIGKPVIQAATQFLSSPKAEEIASISVKVGKTGRSICQAQASLSVGSETAATLSATLGVKRDIGSFAWAKFENADTPSNCPRIPFVREDEGDLHSHLDMRLVETPSGGDMRFWVKTPDNFPEKPSAFLALVADYLPEAIHFNIGRSAGAVSLDNSVRIVGREATDWLLCHTQLLSISDGIFHGQMNLFADNGSLLATASQSGVVRLLA; via the coding sequence ATGAGCGCGACAGAGATACTGAACCAGCTGATCCCGAAAAAGCATGAGGAAGGTCTTGGTTGGACATTGCCTGTCGATCGGAACCTCTGCCTTGGCCCACCCCAATCCAAACATATGAGCGGCGGGGCTTGTACCGCAGCGATGATTGACGCGATGGAACAGGAAATTGGGAAACCCGTCATCCAGGCTGCGACACAGTTTCTTTCGTCGCCAAAAGCAGAAGAGATAGCCTCCATCTCAGTGAAGGTTGGCAAGACAGGTCGATCAATTTGTCAGGCGCAGGCTAGTTTGTCAGTTGGTTCTGAAACGGCTGCCACGCTGTCAGCCACGCTTGGGGTAAAAAGAGATATCGGTTCATTCGCGTGGGCCAAGTTCGAAAATGCCGACACGCCCAGCAACTGCCCGCGCATTCCATTCGTTCGGGAAGATGAGGGTGACCTGCATTCGCACCTCGACATGCGTCTCGTCGAAACACCCAGCGGCGGGGACATGCGCTTCTGGGTAAAGACACCCGATAACTTTCCCGAAAAGCCGTCGGCCTTTCTGGCTTTGGTCGCAGATTATCTTCCTGAAGCGATACATTTTAACATTGGACGAAGCGCTGGCGCTGTAAGTCTTGATAACTCGGTTCGCATTGTTGGGCGTGAAGCAACAGACTGGTTGTTGTGTCACACGCAATTGCTAAGTATTTCCGACGGCATTTTCCACGGGCAGATGAACCTCTTTGCCGATAATGGAAGTCTTCTTGCGACAGCTTCCCAGTCCGGAGTTGTGCGTTTGTTGGCTTAG
- a CDS encoding MarR family transcriptional regulator — MSKPEEDLLAGIRVLLRIFTVDETRFPPAEGRIKYNAIDFQALYFIAENSDCSGAALAGFLGVPATTAQSVIERLIHRGYVARRSGTGRAIALSLSKEGQSVCAAIRRQDISNCGTMLGALPEDERSDFAEKIRLIAQALESAETE, encoded by the coding sequence ATGAGCAAACCAGAAGAAGATCTACTTGCAGGTATAAGGGTGCTGCTGCGTATCTTCACAGTCGATGAAACACGGTTCCCACCTGCGGAAGGGCGTATCAAATATAATGCGATAGACTTTCAGGCACTCTATTTTATCGCGGAAAATAGCGATTGCAGCGGTGCTGCACTGGCTGGCTTTCTAGGCGTACCGGCAACAACGGCTCAATCGGTGATCGAGCGTTTGATACATCGTGGCTATGTTGCCCGTCGCTCCGGTACCGGCCGCGCAATTGCGCTTTCATTATCGAAAGAGGGGCAGAGCGTATGTGCAGCGATCCGACGGCAGGATATTTCTAACTGCGGCACGATGCTAGGTGCGCTGCCGGAAGATGAGCGTTCTGATTTTGCGGAGAAGATCCGTCTCATTGCGCAAGCGCTTGAATCGGCAGAAACGGAATGA
- a CDS encoding DoxX family protein — translation MRLLFSFAPAMLIAGRIGLASLFILGGINKILSYGSTLDNMRSVGLEPAGVLLPLVIALELGAGGLVAIGRWMAPIAALGLAGFTLATNLVFHDFWTMEGERAAFELSLFFKNISIAGALIFLAGALSKEASE, via the coding sequence ATGAGATTACTCTTCTCCTTCGCCCCAGCAATGTTGATCGCTGGCCGCATTGGCCTCGCGTCGCTTTTCATACTGGGCGGGATCAACAAAATTCTCAGCTATGGATCTACGCTCGACAATATGCGCAGTGTCGGATTGGAGCCAGCTGGAGTTCTTCTGCCGCTTGTCATTGCACTTGAGCTTGGTGCTGGTGGCCTTGTTGCAATTGGGCGCTGGATGGCACCGATTGCCGCACTTGGATTGGCCGGTTTCACGCTGGCAACCAATCTGGTATTCCATGATTTCTGGACCATGGAGGGAGAACGCGCTGCCTTTGAGCTTTCTCTCTTCTTCAAGAATATTTCTATCGCTGGCGCTCTTATATTTCTTGCAGGCGCGTTATCGAAAGAGGCTTCGGAATGA
- a CDS encoding MBL fold metallo-hydrolase: MAKKFGIALVVVILLLAAGIWQRHRILVPLATSGERILPSEKASLPVNGKPVGEDAYFYVVQLDERTFAIAEPYSWPRNVNYLIAGTRRALLLDAGVGFYDIRPIVEQLTDLPVTFIPSHLHYDHTGQGSYERIALVDLPHLRERATGDSFTPSWGEYLGVAEGLEPATWKIDEWVQPGSEMDLGDRQLTLIYTPGHTDNSISLLDKAHDMMFTGDFMSAGNISAYYPGASMGDYLQSARKIIRATAGNPDIALRGAHAGEDGQLPVKSRADIEILRDQLVRIENGELGSTGSYPRIYAIKEDVVMQAEPRWLQNWSTTYPDEEE; this comes from the coding sequence ATGGCAAAAAAATTCGGAATCGCGTTAGTCGTAGTCATATTGTTGCTTGCCGCCGGGATCTGGCAACGCCATCGGATTCTGGTACCACTCGCCACATCGGGCGAGCGGATATTACCATCAGAAAAAGCCAGTCTTCCAGTGAATGGCAAGCCCGTTGGCGAGGATGCCTATTTTTATGTCGTACAACTGGATGAGCGCACTTTTGCCATTGCCGAACCCTATTCCTGGCCAAGAAACGTCAACTATCTCATCGCCGGAACGCGCCGTGCATTATTGCTCGACGCAGGCGTGGGTTTTTATGACATCCGGCCGATAGTGGAGCAACTCACCGACTTGCCAGTCACCTTCATTCCTTCGCATCTGCATTATGATCATACTGGACAAGGCAGTTACGAACGCATTGCGCTGGTCGATCTGCCCCATTTGCGGGAACGTGCAACGGGAGACTCGTTCACACCCAGCTGGGGTGAATATCTGGGCGTCGCAGAAGGGCTGGAACCAGCCACCTGGAAAATTGACGAATGGGTCCAGCCGGGGTCGGAAATGGATCTTGGAGACCGCCAGTTGACCCTGATATATACCCCCGGCCATACCGACAATTCGATATCCCTTCTGGATAAGGCCCATGATATGATGTTTACCGGTGACTTCATGTCAGCGGGCAACATTTCCGCCTATTATCCCGGCGCCAGCATGGGAGATTATCTGCAATCCGCGCGTAAAATCATCCGGGCAACCGCCGGCAATCCCGATATCGCCTTGCGAGGTGCGCATGCAGGAGAAGATGGCCAGTTACCCGTAAAATCCCGCGCCGATATCGAAATCCTCCGCGATCAGTTAGTCAGGATCGAAAATGGAGAATTGGGCAGTACAGGTTCCTATCCCCGGATCTACGCGATCAAGGAAGATGTCGTCATGCAGGCCGAACCACGCTGGCTGCAGAACTGGTCAACAACCTATCCAGATGAGGAGGAGTAA
- a CDS encoding helix-turn-helix transcriptional regulator, with protein MQKTRTPSKATKLALISLLDAPQGMYGYEIMQSTGIKPGTLYPMLARLEDQNILVSHWQEASVEGRPPRHIYNLSEAGRILARSLIDDSRLASTPKLKSKPI; from the coding sequence ATGCAAAAAACCAGAACGCCTTCTAAGGCAACCAAGTTAGCTTTGATTTCTCTACTTGATGCGCCTCAGGGAATGTATGGCTATGAGATAATGCAATCGACCGGGATAAAGCCCGGCACACTTTATCCCATGCTAGCAAGGTTGGAAGATCAGAATATTCTTGTTTCTCATTGGCAAGAAGCAAGCGTCGAGGGGCGACCGCCACGACATATCTATAACCTTTCAGAAGCAGGGCGTATTCTAGCGAGGAGTCTGATTGATGACTCTCGTTTGGCATCCACTCCCAAACTAAAATCGAAACCCATATGA
- a CDS encoding membrane dipeptidase, whose translation MFRIGFGVAISALLVSTSAIAGTSADIESKDQTHISKDVKDFHSSIAVLDSHLDTPRLFHTDDYDFKERGSWKDNRTHVDLQRMNEGGLDGGFWVIYTAQGALDSAGYQSARSSALLRQTAIREFAAKYHSEVALAFSADDADRILSEGRKVVFQSMENAYPLGTDLTLLEHFYKSGLRMIGPVHFANNQFADSSTDKEQLFDGLSSLGEELIREANRLGLIVDGSHSSDEATRDMIGLSKTPIILSHTGANAIYDHPRNIPDKLLKELAASGGVIQMNIFASYLEKLEPSPERVAAQKGMETRWIAQFGSVEAVPTDVAQAAQVQLNARHPAPRSSYEKFLEHTFHVLKLIGPNHVGISGDWDGGGGVDGLVDVSMLQRITNDLLKAGYSKADVANIWGGNMMRLLRAAEAARTMEISSPNVLN comes from the coding sequence ATGTTTCGAATTGGGTTCGGTGTTGCTATTTCGGCACTATTGGTAAGTACGTCGGCTATCGCTGGTACGTCTGCGGACATAGAGTCCAAAGATCAAACGCATATTTCCAAAGACGTTAAGGATTTTCACAGCAGCATTGCAGTTCTTGATTCTCATCTCGATACACCGCGGCTCTTTCACACAGATGATTATGACTTCAAAGAGCGTGGAAGCTGGAAAGACAATCGTACGCATGTTGATTTGCAGAGGATGAATGAAGGCGGCCTTGATGGTGGTTTTTGGGTTATCTATACGGCGCAGGGTGCTTTAGACAGCGCGGGTTATCAGTCCGCACGAAGCAGTGCTCTTTTGCGTCAAACTGCCATTCGGGAATTTGCGGCCAAATATCACTCCGAAGTTGCTCTCGCATTTAGTGCAGACGATGCTGACCGAATATTGTCTGAGGGCAGAAAGGTTGTTTTCCAAAGCATGGAAAATGCCTATCCTTTGGGTACAGACCTGACTTTGCTGGAGCATTTTTACAAGAGCGGTTTGCGCATGATTGGCCCGGTGCATTTTGCCAACAACCAGTTTGCCGACAGTTCGACGGATAAAGAGCAACTCTTTGACGGGCTGAGTTCGCTGGGTGAAGAATTGATCCGTGAAGCAAATCGTCTGGGGCTCATCGTCGATGGTAGTCATTCCAGCGACGAAGCAACACGGGATATGATCGGCCTTTCCAAAACGCCTATCATTCTTTCGCATACTGGCGCTAACGCGATTTATGATCATCCACGCAATATTCCAGACAAGCTGCTGAAGGAGCTGGCGGCAAGTGGCGGCGTTATTCAAATGAATATCTTTGCTTCATATCTTGAGAAACTGGAACCATCCCCAGAGCGTGTTGCTGCACAGAAAGGCATGGAAACACGGTGGATTGCGCAATTTGGCTCGGTCGAAGCTGTTCCAACCGATGTCGCTCAGGCCGCTCAAGTGCAATTGAATGCACGTCATCCCGCTCCTCGCTCAAGCTATGAAAAATTTCTTGAACATACGTTCCATGTTCTCAAGCTGATCGGCCCAAATCATGTCGGCATCAGCGGTGATTGGGATGGCGGCGGTGGCGTCGATGGCTTGGTTGATGTCTCCATGTTGCAAAGGATCACAAATGATCTTTTGAAAGCGGGATATTCCAAGGCGGATGTCGCAAATATCTGGGGCGGCAACATGATGCGGCTGCTACGCGCCGCCGAAGCAGCAAGAACGATGGAGATCAGCTCGCCAAATGTCCTGAATTAG
- a CDS encoding MAPEG family protein has translation MDYYIYVVIVSALALLAYYFTLLMAGLARGRFKVEAPSHSGPPEYERYVRAHHNTLEHLVLFLPGLWLFAYTVDPVWAAAIGLIWPFMRVGYALGYHKAPEKRLLWIYLSMPPIYIFVLGSLIGGLVQAIRG, from the coding sequence ATGGATTACTATATCTATGTTGTTATTGTCAGCGCGCTGGCTTTGCTCGCCTATTATTTCACCTTGCTCATGGCGGGCCTGGCGCGCGGCAGGTTCAAGGTGGAGGCGCCATCCCACAGCGGGCCGCCGGAATATGAACGTTATGTCCGCGCCCATCACAATACACTTGAACATCTTGTGTTGTTCTTGCCGGGGCTATGGCTGTTCGCTTACACGGTCGATCCGGTTTGGGCCGCGGCCATTGGTCTGATCTGGCCATTCATGCGTGTGGGCTATGCTTTGGGATATCACAAGGCTCCGGAAAAGCGTTTGCTGTGGATTTATCTCAGCATGCCGCCCATTTACATATTCGTCCTGGGTTCGCTGATTGGCGGCTTGGTACAGGCAATCAGAGGATAA
- a CDS encoding N-acyl-D-amino-acid deacylase family protein — protein sequence MNMEHDLVIRGGTIADGSGGALIEGDIAVSNGKITAIGEVTGKGREEIDATDRIVTPGFIDVHTHYDGQCIWAEEMSPSSSHGVTTAVMGNCGVGFAPCRKEDHDLLINVMEGVEDIPGVVMADGLPWNWETFPEYLDTVAKGQRDIDVAAYLPHSPLRVYAMGQRGASREPANADDLALMRKLSKEAIEAGALGFATSRLSIHKTADGGSIPTFEADVQELEAICGGMADAGTGTFQVVLDAFVGWDKEYKVIERVVEASGRPATFTLASGNDGPPRWRKVLDMIDQTNANGGKATAQIMPRPIGLIAGLELTVHPFVLCPSWSKIADLSVEEQVAAMRDPELREALITEDFEKGHPFNELARDWNWLFPLDDPPDYAPPKEMSMAGQAKAKGCSPQEIAYDRLLETEGKGLFLAALGNYEDATLDSAHEMLSHPHCIPGLGDGGAHYGAICDASYSTFLLTQFVQNPGDLRFELSEAIHMLSHKAAKAVGLPNRGLLKPGAKADINVINLQGLKLHLPEIVHDLPAGGQRLHQRATGYDATIVSGEVIRRFDQSTGARPGRLIREA from the coding sequence ATGAACATGGAACATGATCTGGTAATCCGGGGTGGCACTATTGCCGATGGGAGCGGCGGCGCACTTATCGAAGGCGATATCGCCGTTTCAAATGGCAAGATTACGGCCATTGGCGAGGTAACCGGCAAAGGGCGTGAAGAAATTGATGCGACCGACAGGATTGTGACGCCGGGCTTTATCGATGTGCATACTCATTATGACGGCCAGTGCATCTGGGCCGAAGAAATGAGCCCCTCGTCCTCACATGGCGTAACCACGGCGGTAATGGGTAATTGCGGTGTCGGATTCGCACCCTGCCGCAAGGAGGATCATGATCTGCTGATCAATGTCATGGAAGGCGTCGAGGACATACCCGGGGTTGTTATGGCCGATGGCCTGCCGTGGAACTGGGAAACATTCCCTGAATATCTAGACACGGTGGCGAAAGGCCAACGCGATATTGATGTGGCGGCCTATCTCCCCCACTCCCCACTTCGGGTTTACGCCATGGGTCAGCGCGGCGCTTCCCGAGAACCAGCCAATGCCGATGATCTTGCGCTGATGCGCAAGCTATCCAAGGAAGCCATAGAGGCAGGTGCGCTGGGTTTTGCGACGTCGCGATTGTCCATTCACAAAACCGCAGATGGTGGCAGCATTCCGACATTTGAAGCGGATGTGCAGGAACTGGAAGCAATATGTGGCGGGATGGCAGATGCCGGAACCGGCACATTTCAGGTCGTGCTCGACGCCTTTGTCGGCTGGGACAAGGAGTATAAAGTGATCGAGCGGGTGGTCGAGGCGAGCGGACGGCCTGCTACCTTTACCCTGGCTTCGGGAAATGACGGGCCACCGCGCTGGCGCAAGGTGCTCGATATGATTGATCAAACCAACGCCAATGGCGGAAAGGCCACGGCACAGATCATGCCGCGCCCCATCGGTTTGATTGCAGGCCTCGAATTGACCGTGCATCCCTTTGTGCTTTGCCCAAGCTGGTCAAAAATTGCCGATCTGTCTGTTGAAGAACAGGTTGCGGCCATGCGCGATCCAGAGCTGCGCGAAGCGCTGATCACTGAGGATTTTGAAAAAGGTCACCCGTTTAATGAACTGGCTCGCGACTGGAACTGGCTCTTCCCTCTTGATGATCCGCCAGACTATGCTCCGCCAAAGGAAATGAGCATGGCGGGACAGGCCAAGGCAAAAGGCTGTTCGCCGCAGGAGATAGCCTATGACCGGCTTTTAGAAACCGAAGGCAAAGGGCTGTTCCTGGCCGCTCTGGGTAATTATGAGGATGCCACGCTCGATAGCGCACACGAAATGCTCAGCCATCCGCATTGCATTCCCGGTTTGGGCGATGGCGGCGCGCATTATGGCGCAATATGCGATGCCAGCTACTCCACATTCTTGCTGACCCAGTTTGTGCAGAATCCCGGAGATCTCAGATTTGAACTATCTGAAGCAATCCACATGCTGTCCCACAAAGCCGCCAAAGCGGTCGGGCTGCCGAACCGCGGCTTGCTGAAGCCCGGGGCCAAAGCCGATATCAATGTCATCAATCTGCAAGGCCTGAAATTGCACCTGCCGGAAATCGTTCACGATCTGCCTGCGGGAGGGCAACGTCTGCATCAACGTGCAACCGGCTATGATGCGACGATTGTTTCTGGAGAGGTGATCCGCAGATTTGATCAGTCTACCGGAGCAAGGCCGGGACGGTTGATCAGGGAAGCATGA